Part of the Streptomyces antimycoticus genome, TTCGCGCTCGATGTCGAGGACCTGGCGGACACCCGGTTCGCCGTATCGCCCTTGAACGAGACGGTGTTCAGCCTGCGGGTGCTGCACGATCCGAGCCTGTCCGCGGTGCACCTCCCATGGCGCAGATCCGTGCTCGGCGGACTCGGCGGCCTGGACACGGGCCTGCTGATGTCCTTGGTGGCGCGGAGACGCACCCTCCCGGACTTTCTGACTCCGCGGCCCGCGAACTTCGCCCCGGCCTTCGAGGACGAACTGGCCGTCGCCCGCCGGACCCCTCCCGGCCTGGTCCGCCGCGATCTGCTGGCCACTCACGCGCCGGACCCGCCGCCCCCGGCGCTGCGCGACGCCACCGCCGCCGACGACGCGCCCGTGGCCGCACTCCGCGATACCATCTGCGCACTCCTGCGGCAGTACTGGGAGATCGCCGTCAAGCCGATGTGGCCGCAGATGCGACTGGTCGTGGAGGCGGACATGACCTACCGCGCACGGCAACTGGCCATGGGCGGCGCCCGCCTGCTCTTCGCCGATATGCATCCCAATCTGCGATGGCACAATGGGGTGCTGTACATCGCCAAGATGATCAGCTGGCACCATGTCGCGGCATCCGGCCGGGGGCTGCTCCTCCTGCCGTCGGTCTTCGCGCACAAGCCCGCACCCCCGGTGAGCCCGGAGGGACCTCCGTCGCTGGTCTATCCCAGCCGTGGGGTGGCGACGCTCTGGTCCTCGGTGCCCACCCACCACGCGCCCGCTCTCGTGTCGCTCATCGGCGCGCCCAGGGCGAGACTTCTCGGCCTCCTGGAGGAGCCGCTGCCCACCATTGAGCTCGCCCGCCGCCTCAGGGTGACGCCGAGCGCCGTCTCCCAGCACCTGCGCGTGCTGCATGCCACGGGGCTGGTCACCCGGGCACGCCACGGACGGCAGGTGCTGTACCGGCGAAGCGTCCTCGGCGACCAACTCGCGGCCCCGGACGGGGCGTACGGGTGAGGCCGTGGCTGAGGAGGCAGGGCCGGACGTCCTTGACTTCACGTTCGGTTCAACTTTTACGGTCGGTTTCGTCGAACGAGTTCAAGCAACGACGGAGGGACCGGCCATGGAGTACTCCCACAGCGACGCCGAACTGATACGGCAGCCCATCGGCTACTGGAGTTGGGCGGCGTACAAAGCCGTTGTCACCCGCATCCAGACCACGCTCGCCGGGATCGGCACCACCCAGCCACAGTGGTGGGTCCTCGCGCAGGTCGCCCACGCCGACCCCGCCAAGACCCGCGAGGAGGTGTCCGACCTCCTCAGCAACTATCTCGAAGCGGGTCCGGAGGTCATGGAGGAGGAGATCGACCGGACCATCGCCCAGGGCTGGATAGCCGAGGACGCCGAGGGACGTCTGGGACTCACGGCGGCGGGCAGAACCTTCTTCGACAAGGCCGCGGCCCTCCAGGACGAGCTGTGGACGGAACGGCACGCGGACATCTCCGACGAGGAGTACCTGACGACGATCAAGGTGCTGCAGCGCTTCATCCACAACACGGGCGGACATGCGTGGCACCACTAGTTTCCCGGAGCTCGGTGGGGAGCTCCCCCTTCGGAACGCGTAGCAACAATGGTGTTCTCCCTGTGCGGTTGCCTGTTTGGCATGAAGACACCGCCGGGTCCGCGCATGTGACAGCGGTCGCCACCGTGCCTGGATCGTCAGGGTCACGGTGGCGCGCCACGGTCAGTAGGTGGTGGTGAGGATCTCCAGGACCTGGGTGTGATCGGGGGACAGGGGATTGTTCGTCGTCACCGCGTCCGCCACCGCCCCGGCGGCGATGGCGGGCAGCATGCCGCGGTCGGCGCCGAGCGTCCGCAGGGGGCGTTTCACCTCGACGGCGCCCGCGATCTCGCGTACC contains:
- a CDS encoding ArsR/SmtB family transcription factor — its product is MISFALDVEDLADTRFAVSPLNETVFSLRVLHDPSLSAVHLPWRRSVLGGLGGLDTGLLMSLVARRRTLPDFLTPRPANFAPAFEDELAVARRTPPGLVRRDLLATHAPDPPPPALRDATAADDAPVAALRDTICALLRQYWEIAVKPMWPQMRLVVEADMTYRARQLAMGGARLLFADMHPNLRWHNGVLYIAKMISWHHVAASGRGLLLLPSVFAHKPAPPVSPEGPPSLVYPSRGVATLWSSVPTHHAPALVSLIGAPRARLLGLLEEPLPTIELARRLRVTPSAVSQHLRVLHATGLVTRARHGRQVLYRRSVLGDQLAAPDGAYG
- a CDS encoding MarR family winged helix-turn-helix transcriptional regulator, whose amino-acid sequence is MEYSHSDAELIRQPIGYWSWAAYKAVVTRIQTTLAGIGTTQPQWWVLAQVAHADPAKTREEVSDLLSNYLEAGPEVMEEEIDRTIAQGWIAEDAEGRLGLTAAGRTFFDKAAALQDELWTERHADISDEEYLTTIKVLQRFIHNTGGHAWHH